Proteins from one Choloepus didactylus isolate mChoDid1 chromosome 4, mChoDid1.pri, whole genome shotgun sequence genomic window:
- the RIOX1 gene encoding ribosomal oxygenase 1: MDGLRAGAGLLRRGRLRRRRQPQSHSGSVLTLPLRPRKIRRQLRRSVASRMAALRAKTLPSEDSGDSRVESTGDDPGDPLSGEAAAAAAAIPDAARGEPYGHFGPAELLEAPPAGRSLQTPPARLVEVPAAPARVVETSALLCTAQHLAAAPPSVAPATLSGPQVDGTGGELPWGSPLQRVLTELNRISSSRRRAARLFEWLISPMPPDHFYRRLWEREAVLVRRQDHSYYQGLFSTADLDSILRHEEVQFGQHLDAARYIHGRRETLNPPGRALPAAAWSLYQAGCSLRLLCPQAFSTTVWHFLAVLQEQFGSMAGSNIYLTPPNSQGFAPHYDDIEAFVLQLEGRKLWRVYRPRVATEELALTSSPNFSQEDLGEPVLQTILEPGDLLYFPRGFIHQAECQDGVHSLHLTVSTYQRNTWGDFLEAVLPLAVQAAMEENVEFRRGLPRDFMDYMGAQHSDSKDPRRTAFMEKVRVLVTRLGHFAPVDAVADQRAKDFIHDSLPPVLTDRERALSVYGLPIRWEAGEPVNVGAQVTTETEVHMLQDGIARLVGEGGRLFLYHTVENSRVYHLEEPKCLEIYPQQADAMELLLRSYPEFVRVGDLPCDSVEDQLSLATMLYDKGLLLTKMPLTLN, translated from the coding sequence ATGGATGGGCTACGGGCTGGTGCGGGGCTGCTGAGGCGAGGGCGCCTAAGGCGCCGGCGCCAGCCCCAGTCACATAGCGGGTCGGTCTTGACCCTGCCCTTGAGGCCGAGGAAGATCCGAAGGCAGCTGAGGAGAAGTGTTGCATCTCGCATGGCGGCGCTGAGAGCCAAGACGCTGCCGAGCGAGGACTCGGGGGACTCGCGGGTGGAGTCGACAGGCGACGATCCCGGTGACCCGCTGTCTGGTGAGGCGGCGGCCGCAGCGGCGGCCATCCCGGATGCGGCCCGGGGAGAGCCGTATGGCCACTTCGGGCCTGCAGAGCTACTGGAGGCGCCGCCGGCGGGCCGCTCCCTGCAGACCCCGCCCGCGCGCCTGGTGGAGGTGCCTGCTGCGCCCGCGCGTGTGGTGGAGACCTCTGCCCTGCTGTGCACAGCTCAGCACTTGGCGGCCGCTCCACCGTCCGTGGCCCCCGCGACGCTGTCGGGACCGCAGGTGGATGGCACGGGCGGAGAGCTGCCCTGGGGCTCCCCGCTTCAACGCGTCCTGACCGAGCTGAACCGCATCTCCAGCAGCCGGAGGCGGGCGGCGCGCCTCTTCGAGTGGCTCATCTCGCCCATGCCTCCGGACCATTTCTACCGGCGCCTATGGGAGCGGGAGGCGGTGCTGGTACGGCGGCAGGACCACTCTTACTACCAGGGCCTTTTCTCTACGGCCGACCTGGACTCGATACTGCGCCACGAGGAGGTGCAGTTCGGGCAGCACCTGGACGCCGCGCGCTACATCCACGGGCGGCGCGAGACCCTGAACCCGCCGGGCCGCGCCCTGCCCGCCGCCGCGTGGTCCCTGTACCAGGCCGGCTGCTCGCTGCGCCTCCTCTGTCCTCAGGCTTTCTCCACAACCGTGTGGCATTTTTTGGCTGTGCTCCAGGAGCAGTTTGGAAGTATGGCCGGCTCCAACATTTACCTCACCCCTCCCAACTCGCAGGGCTTTGCCCCCCACTACGACGACATCGAGGCCTTCGTGCTGCAGCTGGAAGGCAGGAAACTCTGGCGTGTCTACAGACCCCGGGTCGCGACTGAAGAACTGGCCCTGACATCCAGCCCCAACTTCAGCCAGGAGGATCTCGGTGAGCCGGTGCTGCAGACCATACTGGAACCTGGAGATTTGCTCTATTTTCCTCGGGGCTTCATTCACCAAGCTGAATGTCAGGATGGGGTGCACTCGTTGCATCTCACTGTGTCCACATACCAGCGCAATACGTGGGGCGACTTCCTGGAGGCGGTACTGCCTCTGGCCGTGCAGGCCGCaatggaagaaaatgtggagTTTCGTAGGGGTCTGCCCCGAGACTTCATGGATTACATGGGAGCCCAGCATTCAGATTCTAAGGATCCACGAAGAACTGCTTTCATGGAGAAGGTGAGGGTCTTGGTTACCCGCTTGGGACACTTTGCCCCTGTCGATGCTGTGGCTGACCAGCGAGCCAAAGACTTCATCCACGATTCTCTGCCCCCAGTGTTGACTGATAGGGAGAGGGCACTGAGTGTTTATGGGCTCCCCATTCGCTGGGAGGCTGGAGAACCTGTAAACGTGGGGGCCCAGGTGACTACAGAAACAGAAGTGCACATGCTTCAGGATGGGATAGCTCGACTAGTGGGTGAGGGAGGCCGTTTGTTTCTCTATCATACGGTGGAAAACTCTCGTGTTTACCATCTGGAAGAGCCCAAGTGCTTGGAGATATATCCCCAGCAAGCCGATGCCATGGAACTCTTGCTCCGCTCCTACCCAGAGTTTGTGAGAGTGGGAGACCTGCCCTGTGACAGTGTGGAGGACCAGCTTTCCTTGGCCACcatgttatatgataaggggtTGCTGCTCACAAAGATGCCTCTGACTCTAAACTAG